In uncultured Draconibacterium sp., one genomic interval encodes:
- a CDS encoding C-GCAxxG-C-C family protein, whose protein sequence is MCTTLNTTKEFIIEEALNRFDEGYACSQSVLLAFADHFKLDKTMAKRISATFGGGMGRLRETCGAVTGGFMVIGLAFGNEEPKDMETKLNSYKKVRELNNLVEDIHGTTNCRQLLIKHATEAQVQDRKHHKIICRKVVGDATALVYDILKENGEI, encoded by the coding sequence ATGTGCACAACGTTAAATACCACAAAAGAATTTATCATTGAAGAGGCATTAAATCGTTTTGATGAAGGTTATGCCTGCTCGCAGTCGGTATTGCTTGCTTTTGCCGATCATTTTAAGCTTGATAAAACCATGGCCAAACGAATTTCGGCCACTTTTGGCGGCGGAATGGGCCGTTTGCGCGAAACCTGCGGCGCTGTAACCGGCGGTTTTATGGTTATTGGCCTGGCATTTGGTAACGAGGAACCAAAAGACATGGAAACGAAGCTGAACAGCTACAAAAAAGTTCGCGAATTAAATAACCTGGTAGAGGATATACATGGTACTACAAATTGCCGCCAGCTATTAATCAAACACGCTACCGAAGCTCAGGTACAAGACCGGAAACACCACAAAATTATTTGCCGGAAAGTAGTTGGAGATGCCACTGCACTTGTTTATGATATTCTTAAAGAAAACGGAGAAATCTAA
- a CDS encoding GGGtGRT protein translates to MPLFESYDRRIKQIEAVLNSYGIASVEEAKQICDDKGVDVYNVVKDTQPIAFENAMWAYIVGAAIAIKKGQTEASEIAATLGEGLQAFCIPGSVADDRKVGIGHGNLAAMLLREETKCFALLAGHESFAAAEGAIKIANFANRVRKEPLRVILNGLGKDAAKIISRINGFTYVQTKFDYVTGEVAEVSRKKYSEGTRGDVNCYGADDVREGVAILHKEGVDVSITGNSTNPTRFQHPVAGTYKKECIEQGKKYFSVASGGGTGRTLHPDNMAAGPASYGMTDTMGRMHSDAQFAGSSSVPAHVEMMGLIGMGNNPMVGASVAVAVAVSQA, encoded by the coding sequence ATGCCATTATTTGAAAGTTACGATAGACGAATTAAACAGATTGAAGCTGTTTTAAATTCATACGGAATTGCTTCAGTAGAAGAAGCAAAACAAATTTGCGACGACAAAGGTGTTGACGTTTATAACGTTGTTAAAGACACTCAGCCTATTGCTTTTGAAAACGCAATGTGGGCTTATATTGTAGGTGCTGCCATTGCCATTAAAAAAGGCCAGACTGAAGCTTCTGAAATTGCTGCAACTTTAGGTGAAGGGTTACAGGCTTTCTGTATTCCGGGATCGGTTGCCGACGACAGAAAAGTAGGTATCGGTCATGGTAACCTGGCTGCTATGTTGTTGCGCGAAGAAACAAAATGTTTCGCACTGCTGGCTGGTCACGAATCATTCGCTGCTGCCGAGGGTGCAATTAAAATTGCCAACTTCGCCAACCGCGTTCGTAAAGAGCCTTTACGTGTAATCCTTAACGGATTAGGAAAAGACGCTGCAAAAATTATCTCACGTATCAACGGTTTTACTTACGTTCAAACTAAATTCGACTACGTTACAGGCGAAGTTGCTGAAGTTAGCCGTAAGAAATACTCTGAAGGAACTCGTGGCGATGTAAATTGCTATGGTGCCGACGATGTGCGCGAAGGTGTTGCCATTCTTCATAAAGAAGGTGTTGATGTATCGATTACCGGTAACTCAACTAACCCAACTCGTTTCCAGCACCCTGTTGCAGGAACTTACAAAAAAGAATGTATCGAGCAAGGTAAAAAATACTTCTCAGTTGCTTCTGGTGGTGGTACTGGTCGTACACTTCACCCTGACAACATGGCTGCCGGTCCTGCTTCTTACGGTATGACAGACACTATGGGACGTATGCACTCTGATGCTCAGTTCGCCGGTTCTTCTTCAGTTCCAGCTCACGTTGAGATGATGGGATTGATTGGAATGGGTAACAACCCGATGGTTGGTGCTTCTGTTGCAGTTGCAGTAGCCGTTTCGCAAGCTTAA
- a CDS encoding iron-sulfur cluster assembly scaffold protein: MSFTHEVEGMICVAKGANHGPAPIPQEGSWTKAKEVTDISGLTHGVGWCAPQQGACKLTLNVKEGIIEEALIETIGCTGMTHSAAMASEILPGKTILEALNTDLVCDAINTAMRELFLQIVYGRSQTAFSEGGLPIGAGLEDLGKGLRGVTGTLYGTSAKGPRYLEVAEGYVSKIGLDADNEIIGYEFVQLGRMMDMIKSGKDANEALKEATGTYGRFADAVKTIDPRKE; the protein is encoded by the coding sequence ATGAGTTTTACACACGAAGTTGAAGGTATGATTTGCGTTGCCAAAGGAGCAAATCATGGCCCGGCTCCAATTCCACAGGAAGGAAGTTGGACTAAAGCCAAAGAAGTTACAGACATTTCGGGTTTAACCCACGGTGTTGGTTGGTGTGCGCCACAGCAAGGTGCATGTAAATTAACATTGAATGTTAAAGAAGGAATTATTGAAGAAGCGTTGATTGAAACTATCGGTTGTACCGGTATGACTCACTCGGCTGCAATGGCTTCAGAAATTCTTCCCGGAAAAACAATCCTTGAAGCATTAAATACCGACCTTGTTTGTGATGCTATTAACACTGCAATGCGCGAGTTATTCCTTCAGATCGTATACGGTCGTTCGCAAACTGCTTTCTCTGAAGGCGGTCTGCCAATTGGTGCCGGTCTTGAAGATTTAGGTAAAGGTTTACGTGGTGTAACAGGTACACTTTACGGAACTTCGGCAAAAGGTCCTCGTTACCTTGAAGTAGCTGAAGGTTATGTTTCTAAAATCGGTTTAGATGCCGACAACGAGATTATCGGTTACGAGTTTGTTCAGCTTGGAAGAATGATGGACATGATTAAGTCGGGTAAAGATGCTAACGAAGCATTGAAAGAAGCTACCGGAACTTACGGACGTTTCGCCGATGCAGTAAAAACCATTGACCCACGTAAAGAATAG
- a CDS encoding DUF190 domain-containing protein, whose protein sequence is MKTTEKTGILKIYIGESDKINGRVLFEEIVFEARNAGLAGATVYKGVMSYGASHSIHTMKIFALSGDLPVTIEIIDNIDKIDQFIEKLNKILDNSQRGGLVTFQELDVVRYEKGLKYREEYH, encoded by the coding sequence ATGAAAACAACAGAAAAAACAGGAATCCTGAAGATCTACATCGGAGAATCGGATAAAATAAATGGCCGGGTGTTGTTTGAAGAAATTGTGTTTGAAGCACGAAATGCCGGTTTGGCCGGCGCCACCGTTTATAAGGGAGTAATGTCGTATGGTGCCAGCCACAGCATACATACCATGAAAATTTTTGCCTTGTCGGGTGATTTGCCCGTTACCATTGAAATTATTGACAACATTGATAAAATTGACCAGTTTATTGAAAAACTAAACAAAATACTGGACAATAGCCAACGTGGTGGTTTAGTGACCTTCCAGGAGCTGGATGTGGTTCGTTACGAAAAAGGGCTAAAATACCGCGAAGAATACCATTGA
- a CDS encoding SDR family oxidoreductase, producing MKKILITGCSSGFGYLSARYLAEKGHHVIASMRNIESKNLVPATELREFAKTNNYKMEVIEMDVTSDESVKKASAKLPTIDVLINNAGLGYGGAMEAFAPDAVLAQLDLNIVGNIRVAQAVLPGMRAQKSGLIIQLSSVAGRGAFPAFGVYNASKWGVEGLSEAMRYELAPFGIDVAIVEPGPFETKFFGNLVQAENEEVANAYQHVKEFADGFAANVMNLFADENAPTDPMIIVQIFEDLINAEPGTRPLRTIGGLDFGLQKLNDVVDPIRKELLEGMGIADLDGVKMQ from the coding sequence ATGAAAAAGATTTTAATTACTGGTTGCAGCTCGGGTTTTGGTTATTTATCAGCAAGGTATCTGGCAGAAAAAGGGCATCATGTTATTGCTTCTATGCGTAATATTGAAAGTAAAAACTTAGTACCGGCAACGGAACTTAGGGAATTTGCTAAAACAAATAACTACAAAATGGAGGTGATTGAAATGGATGTTACCTCGGATGAAAGTGTAAAAAAGGCGTCGGCAAAACTTCCAACAATCGATGTATTAATAAACAATGCGGGTTTGGGGTATGGTGGTGCAATGGAAGCTTTCGCTCCTGATGCTGTACTGGCGCAGCTCGATTTAAACATTGTCGGAAATATTCGCGTTGCACAGGCGGTTCTGCCGGGTATGCGTGCGCAGAAATCAGGACTTATCATTCAGCTGAGCTCTGTGGCCGGGCGTGGTGCATTTCCTGCTTTTGGCGTTTATAATGCGAGTAAATGGGGGGTAGAAGGGTTGAGCGAAGCCATGCGTTATGAGTTGGCTCCATTCGGAATTGATGTTGCCATTGTAGAACCCGGACCTTTTGAAACGAAATTTTTTGGGAATCTTGTTCAGGCAGAAAATGAAGAAGTGGCCAATGCCTATCAACATGTAAAAGAGTTTGCTGATGGTTTTGCAGCGAATGTTATGAATTTATTTGCCGATGAGAATGCGCCAACCGATCCGATGATTATCGTTCAGATTTTTGAAGATCTGATTAACGCAGAACCCGGAACCAGGCCTTTACGAACCATTGGAGGACTGGATTTTGGACTTCAAAAATTAAATGATGTGGTTGATCCAATCAGAAAAGAATTACTTGAAGGAATGGGTATTGCTGATTTGGATGGGGTAAAAATGCAATAG
- the crcB gene encoding fluoride efflux transporter CrcB, protein MLRTILLVGTGGFIGSVLRYLVQLFVEKGMSTTFPWGTFVANMAGSFIIGIVFALAQKGNLLNAEWRMFLAVGFCGGFTTFSSFAYNNLTMLKEQTYGQFMLNVGGSLFFGLLAVYLGMILVRAVIH, encoded by the coding sequence ATGCTTCGAACAATATTACTAGTTGGCACCGGAGGTTTTATCGGAAGTGTTTTACGTTACCTGGTTCAGCTATTTGTGGAGAAAGGGATGAGTACCACTTTTCCGTGGGGAACATTTGTAGCCAACATGGCCGGTAGTTTTATAATTGGCATTGTGTTCGCCCTGGCGCAAAAAGGCAACCTGCTGAATGCCGAGTGGCGTATGTTTCTGGCCGTAGGATTTTGCGGCGGTTTTACCACCTTTTCGTCGTTTGCTTACAATAATCTCACGATGTTAAAAGAACAAACCTATGGACAATTTATGCTTAACGTCGGCGGAAGTTTATTTTTTGGACTGCTGGCTGTTTACCTGGGAATGATTTTGGTAAGAGCAGTCATTCATTAA
- the dacB gene encoding D-alanyl-D-alanine carboxypeptidase/D-alanyl-D-alanine-endopeptidase, which translates to MQVRYFSLLFLLIFSGQILAQNSFKSTVETLLQQEDYKNASVGINVVDLNSGETVYSLEPEKLLVPASTMKMITSGTALEILGADYRFKTKISFTGKIDKDGALDGDLVLIGGADPALGSEYFQDHYFEFLKNWAKQVKASGIKKVNGNLILDGGIYDTERIPDSWVWGDIGNYYGAGPNAFTVFDNMYRITFSSPKKEGKLTKVTQIYPKIDGLQIVNEVLSADNNSDNAYVFGGPFDKNRVIRGTIPRNRKAFTIKASVPDPAEVLADAFLQNLLSEGVFVEGETRFGKNVSNKTTLIFTQESPTLAEIAQVLNYESVNLFAEHFLKQIAVDKNGLGNRNDAIDLVKAYWEEQGLSMENIFMEDGSGLSHFNAVSPAFFTRFLTQMASNDAFVESLPVAGKGTFKRFGTEKLPGKTLQAKSGSMTRVRCYSGYLTTDNGNKLVFSFMFNHFGGSHTALIKEIEQLFIQLKENY; encoded by the coding sequence ATGCAGGTACGATATTTTTCTCTACTTTTTCTTCTGATTTTTAGTGGGCAGATCCTCGCTCAGAACAGTTTTAAATCGACAGTTGAAACATTGCTTCAGCAAGAAGATTACAAAAATGCTTCGGTAGGAATAAATGTGGTCGATCTAAATTCAGGAGAAACTGTTTACAGCCTGGAACCCGAAAAATTGTTGGTTCCGGCTTCAACCATGAAGATGATCACTTCGGGAACCGCTTTGGAAATTTTAGGGGCTGATTACCGCTTTAAAACAAAAATTTCGTTTACCGGAAAAATCGATAAAGACGGCGCTTTAGATGGCGATTTAGTATTGATTGGCGGGGCAGATCCGGCTTTGGGATCGGAATATTTTCAGGATCATTATTTTGAGTTTCTGAAAAACTGGGCCAAACAGGTAAAAGCTTCAGGCATAAAAAAAGTAAACGGGAATTTAATTCTGGATGGTGGAATTTACGACACTGAACGAATTCCTGACAGCTGGGTTTGGGGCGATATTGGCAATTATTATGGTGCCGGACCCAATGCTTTTACGGTATTTGATAATATGTACCGAATAACATTTTCGTCGCCGAAAAAGGAAGGAAAGCTAACAAAGGTGACTCAAATCTATCCTAAAATTGATGGTTTGCAAATTGTTAACGAAGTACTTTCTGCTGATAATAACAGCGACAACGCCTATGTTTTTGGCGGCCCTTTTGACAAAAACAGAGTAATTCGTGGTACCATTCCGCGAAACCGTAAAGCTTTCACCATAAAAGCGTCTGTTCCCGATCCTGCCGAAGTTTTGGCCGATGCCTTTTTGCAGAATCTTTTATCCGAAGGTGTTTTTGTTGAGGGAGAAACACGCTTCGGGAAAAATGTGAGCAATAAAACAACGTTGATCTTTACCCAGGAATCGCCAACATTAGCAGAAATTGCACAAGTACTGAACTATGAAAGTGTAAACCTCTTTGCCGAACATTTTTTGAAGCAGATTGCCGTTGATAAAAATGGATTGGGAAACCGAAATGACGCTATTGATCTGGTTAAAGCCTATTGGGAAGAACAGGGGCTTAGTATGGAAAACATTTTTATGGAGGACGGTAGCGGATTGTCTCACTTTAATGCCGTTTCTCCGGCATTCTTTACCCGCTTTTTAACACAAATGGCATCAAACGATGCTTTTGTTGAGTCGTTGCCTGTAGCAGGTAAAGGAACTTTTAAACGTTTCGGCACCGAAAAACTACCCGGGAAAACTTTGCAGGCTAAAAGCGGCTCGATGACGCGTGTACGTTGTTATTCTGGCTATTTGACCACAGACAATGGAAACAAACTGGTATTCTCATTTATGTTTAACCATTTCGGTGGATCGCACACTGCATTGATTAAGGAAATTGAGCAACTTTTTATCCAGCTAAAAGAAAACTATTAG
- a CDS encoding DUF4255 domain-containing protein, translating to MVYETLQILKEQLEKYLDDAGLGKIVVLENLALLDSGTDKAKNLEGKVIISLLSVQEESTLKNLPTSHVVNNKAEYYNPAVNINLFFMVSANCDFYSNSLISITKTLEYFQGKKVFTAQNTVYNRSNLSMQELDDFKFVVDLYTPGFEVWNHIWGTHGGRQLPSVIYKVQLLQVDRRKKQAGTELITKIKGTLKDIN from the coding sequence ATGGTTTACGAAACTCTTCAAATTCTCAAAGAACAACTGGAGAAATATCTGGACGATGCCGGATTGGGAAAGATTGTCGTTCTGGAAAATCTTGCGCTGTTAGATTCCGGAACCGATAAAGCCAAAAATCTGGAAGGAAAGGTGATTATCTCTTTGTTGAGTGTTCAGGAAGAATCAACGTTAAAAAACCTTCCCACAAGTCATGTGGTTAATAATAAAGCCGAATATTATAATCCGGCAGTCAATATTAACCTCTTTTTTATGGTTAGTGCCAATTGCGACTTTTATTCCAATTCATTGATCAGCATTACAAAAACACTTGAGTATTTCCAGGGGAAAAAGGTTTTTACCGCACAAAATACGGTGTATAACCGCTCGAACCTGTCGATGCAGGAACTCGATGATTTTAAGTTTGTTGTAGATCTTTATACTCCGGGTTTCGAGGTGTGGAATCACATATGGGGAACCCACGGCGGGCGCCAGTTACCCTCGGTAATCTATAAAGTACAACTGCTACAGGTTGACCGACGCAAGAAACAAGCAGGCACAGAACTAATAACAAAAATAAAAGGAACCCTAAAGGATATTAATTAA
- a CDS encoding phage tail sheath C-terminal domain-containing protein, with product MATTYKTPGVYIEEISKLPPSVAQVETAIPAFIGYTEKATNKIKGDLKGVPTRITSMLEFETYFGTAKPETSIGITINDTLLNGVTKRDLVVTQPASREPFLMYYSLQLYFANGGGPCYIVSVGRYGTDLDDDDTQVTSINNSDDFNDGLAEVAKVDEVTLLLFPDATALSTPSEFYSLYNDALAQCNKLQDRFTIIDTLSYDAASPTDSNIADLRKFISSDKAYLKYGAAYYPFLKTILNYQFDAKKIIVSHYSYDATAYETIDANVTAIESPASGLPATVGDLVDLTTTPGDISGAVSDVLLQMYSASGFDLGGTFSSDSTKKTAFLEVVETLLGSLGELNDFKTKLNTEAKAASDTISDEDQTIADGIDAALIAFNADFEGAGKIDEVYSNLKELFVKMQNADTSTKIKNLLDVNAVNFDAELKKLEEYTPLNTQTGITSNFDAFANVVPNMNALITEIRKVEGKDKNNGAMNGRSLNAVEQVDDATYNKILTEIGNLPLELPPSAAMAGVYARVDGERGVWKAPANVSLNYVSGLTVKVTNDVQDDLNVHTQGGKSINAIRAFTGKGILVWGARTLAGNDNEWRYISVRRFFNMVEESVQKATGVFVFEPNDANTWVKVKAMIDNYLVNQWKAGALAGTTPKQAFYVKVGLGETMTAQDILNGYMIIEIGMAAVRPAEFIVLRFSHKMQEI from the coding sequence ATGGCAACAACTTACAAAACACCGGGCGTTTACATCGAGGAAATTTCGAAATTGCCTCCATCGGTAGCGCAAGTTGAAACAGCTATCCCTGCTTTTATTGGTTATACTGAAAAAGCGACCAATAAAATAAAAGGCGATCTTAAAGGTGTTCCCACAAGAATTACCTCGATGCTGGAATTTGAAACTTATTTTGGCACTGCAAAACCTGAAACTTCCATTGGAATTACGATTAATGATACCCTCTTGAATGGTGTAACAAAACGCGATCTGGTGGTAACACAGCCCGCATCAAGGGAACCTTTCCTGATGTATTATTCATTGCAACTTTATTTCGCCAATGGCGGCGGGCCTTGTTACATTGTTTCGGTTGGCCGCTACGGAACCGATTTGGATGACGATGACACCCAGGTAACCTCCATCAACAATTCGGATGATTTTAACGACGGATTGGCCGAGGTAGCCAAAGTAGATGAGGTTACTTTACTGCTATTTCCTGATGCGACAGCACTTTCAACTCCATCAGAATTTTACAGCCTGTACAACGATGCTTTGGCGCAGTGTAATAAACTTCAGGATCGGTTTACAATTATCGATACGCTGAGTTATGATGCAGCCAGCCCGACGGATTCAAACATTGCCGATTTGCGAAAGTTTATCAGTTCCGATAAAGCTTACCTGAAATACGGTGCGGCTTATTATCCGTTTCTGAAAACAATTCTGAATTATCAGTTTGATGCAAAAAAGATTATCGTTTCACATTATTCTTACGATGCTACCGCTTATGAAACCATCGATGCCAATGTAACGGCTATTGAAAGTCCTGCATCGGGATTGCCGGCTACGGTGGGTGATTTAGTGGATCTTACAACCACGCCCGGAGATATCTCAGGAGCAGTGAGCGACGTACTGTTGCAAATGTACAGTGCCAGTGGCTTCGATCTGGGAGGAACTTTTTCGAGCGACAGTACCAAAAAAACAGCGTTCCTGGAGGTGGTGGAAACCTTGCTCGGATCACTTGGCGAACTCAATGATTTTAAAACAAAACTGAACACCGAAGCCAAAGCAGCTTCAGATACCATTTCGGATGAAGACCAGACAATTGCCGACGGTATTGATGCAGCACTTATTGCGTTTAATGCCGATTTTGAAGGTGCAGGAAAAATCGATGAGGTCTACAGTAACCTGAAGGAGTTGTTTGTAAAAATGCAAAACGCCGATACTTCTACAAAAATCAAAAACCTGTTGGATGTAAATGCTGTAAACTTCGATGCAGAACTGAAAAAGCTTGAAGAATACACGCCGCTGAATACGCAAACAGGCATTACATCAAACTTCGATGCTTTTGCAAATGTGGTTCCCAACATGAACGCGCTGATTACCGAGATCAGAAAAGTAGAAGGCAAAGACAAAAATAATGGTGCCATGAACGGACGTAGTTTGAATGCCGTTGAACAGGTTGACGATGCAACATACAATAAAATTCTTACCGAGATTGGAAACCTGCCGCTTGAATTACCACCAAGTGCCGCCATGGCTGGTGTTTATGCCCGTGTTGATGGCGAGCGTGGTGTTTGGAAAGCACCCGCGAATGTGAGCCTGAATTACGTTTCGGGGTTAACGGTTAAGGTAACCAACGATGTTCAGGACGACCTGAATGTGCATACACAAGGTGGAAAATCCATTAATGCAATCCGGGCTTTCACCGGCAAAGGAATACTCGTTTGGGGGGCACGAACACTGGCAGGTAACGACAACGAGTGGCGTTACATTTCTGTTCGTCGTTTCTTTAATATGGTGGAAGAGTCGGTACAAAAAGCAACCGGCGTTTTCGTTTTCGAACCCAACGATGCAAATACCTGGGTGAAAGTAAAAGCCATGATCGACAATTACCTGGTGAATCAGTGGAAAGCCGGAGCATTGGCAGGTACAACACCTAAGCAGGCTTTTTATGTGAAAGTTGGCCTGGGAGAAACAATGACCGCGCAAGACATTCTCAACGGATATATGATTATCGAGATTGGTATGGCAGCGGTTCGTCCGGCCGAATTCATCGTGCTGAGATTCTCTCATAAAATGCAGGAGATTTAA
- a CDS encoding phage tail protein, translating to MATTYPLPKFHFKVSFGDTEFNCTEVSGLDFEREVIEYRAGADAEYHKSKQPGLSKYSNITLKRGTFADKGREYYEKWVKTVYFQEEGEKYRGDLVISLLNESHEPVVSWKAINAYITKIQATDFKADGNEIAIETAEFVHEKLTMIE from the coding sequence ATGGCAACTACATATCCATTACCAAAGTTTCATTTTAAGGTGAGCTTTGGCGACACCGAGTTTAACTGCACCGAAGTTTCTGGCCTCGATTTCGAACGCGAAGTGATTGAGTACCGCGCCGGTGCCGATGCCGAATACCATAAAAGCAAACAACCCGGTTTGTCGAAATACAGCAACATTACATTAAAACGCGGAACCTTTGCCGATAAGGGACGCGAGTACTACGAAAAATGGGTGAAAACCGTTTATTTCCAGGAAGAAGGCGAGAAATATCGTGGCGATCTGGTAATCAGTTTGTTGAATGAAAGTCACGAGCCGGTGGTGAGCTGGAAAGCGATCAATGCCTACATCACCAAAATTCAGGCTACCGATTTTAAAGCCGATGGAAACGAAATTGCGATTGAAACCGCCGAGTTCGTTCATGAAAAACTCACTATGATAGAATGA
- a CDS encoding phage tail protein codes for MSEFHPPIGFHFSVEFPDISSSNGDQRFQSVAGLTVDVDTEEIAEGGENRFKHKVPVRTKYPNLVLKRGLLVDSEVIKWCRDAVENFSFKPTNLVVKLLNEEHEPLMSWNVVHAYPVKWSMSDFNAEESKLAIETLELTYNYFNVI; via the coding sequence ATGAGCGAATTCCATCCACCCATAGGATTTCATTTCAGCGTTGAGTTTCCTGATATCTCTTCCAGTAACGGTGATCAGCGTTTTCAGTCGGTTGCAGGACTGACTGTAGACGTGGATACCGAGGAAATTGCCGAAGGGGGAGAAAACCGGTTTAAACACAAAGTTCCGGTTCGGACCAAGTATCCAAACCTGGTTTTGAAACGCGGATTACTGGTGGATTCGGAGGTGATAAAATGGTGTCGCGATGCGGTAGAAAACTTCAGCTTTAAGCCCACCAACCTGGTGGTGAAACTGCTGAATGAAGAACATGAGCCGCTGATGAGCTGGAACGTCGTTCATGCCTACCCGGTAAAATGGAGCATGAGCGACTTTAATGCCGAAGAAAGTAAACTGGCCATCGAAACGCTGGAACTGACTTATAACTATTTCAACGTAATATAA
- a CDS encoding DUF5908 family protein, with translation MPIEIKELHIKINVSGDSEQSRNGGGEEESSKEKIIEVCVEQVMEILSKKEER, from the coding sequence ATGCCGATAGAAATTAAGGAATTACATATCAAGATCAATGTTTCCGGCGATTCGGAACAATCACGTAATGGTGGCGGTGAAGAGGAAAGCTCAAAAGAGAAGATCATTGAAGTCTGTGTGGAACAGGTGATGGAAATATTATCGAAAAAAGAGGAACGCTGA